A portion of the Microbaculum marinisediminis genome contains these proteins:
- the uvrA gene encoding excinuclease ABC subunit UvrA, translated as MQKNISVSGAREHNLKNVSVDIPRDELVVITGLSGSGKSSLAFDTIYAEGQRRYVESLSAYARQFLEMMQKPDVDHIEGLSPAISIEQKTTSRNPRSTVGTVTEIYDYLRLLFARVGIPYSPATGLPIESQTVSQMVDRVLALPEGTRLYLLAPIVRGRKGEYRKELAELMKRGFQRVKIDGAFHEIAEAPALDKKFKHDIDVVVDRIVVREDMASRLADSFETALQLAEGLAVAEFADETDDKGEARRLIFSEKFACPVSGFTIAEIEPRLFSFNSPHGACPVCDGLGSEMRVDPDMVIPDPSLTLKAGAVGPWARSSSPYYLQTLEALGRHYKFKMTVPWEKLPKTAQDAILYGSGDEEIKFTYDDGLRAYDTKKSFEGVIPNLERRWRETESSWSREEIEKFMGQTPCSTCDGNRLKPEALAVKIAGLHIGDVVAMSIRKANGWFETLPEHLSEKQNEIATRILKEIRERLAFLNDVGLDYLTLSRSSGTLSGGESQRIRLASQIGSGLTGVLYVLDEPSIGLHQRDNERLLGTLRHLRDLGNTVIVVEHDEDAIRSADYVIDVGPGAGVHGGEIVAKGTPEEIMANPASLTGKYLTGFEQIEVPAERREISGHRRIRVVGARENNLKNVTAEIPLGTFSCVTGVSGGGKSSLLIDTLYKAIARRLNNAREHPGAHDRIDGLEHIDKIIEIDQSPIGRTPRSNPATYTGAFTPIREWFAGLPEAKARGYAPGRFSFNVKGGRCEACQGDGLIKIEMHFLPDVYVTCDVCKGRRYNRETLEVLFKGKSIADVLDMTVDEARDLFDAVPSIREKFETLQKVGLGYIHVGQQATTLSGGEAQRIKLAKELSRRATGRTLYILDEPTTGLHFHDVKKLLEVLHSLVDQGNTVAVIEHNLEVIKTADWIIDIGPEGGDGGGEIVAHGTPEDIAAEKRSYTGQFLVELFARRPNKRTEAAE; from the coding sequence ATGCAGAAGAACATCTCCGTTTCCGGGGCGCGCGAGCACAATCTCAAGAACGTCTCCGTCGATATCCCGCGCGACGAACTGGTGGTGATCACCGGTCTGTCGGGCTCGGGCAAGTCGTCGCTCGCCTTCGACACGATCTATGCCGAGGGCCAGCGCCGCTACGTCGAGAGCCTGTCGGCCTATGCCCGCCAGTTCCTCGAGATGATGCAGAAGCCCGATGTCGACCACATCGAGGGCCTGTCGCCGGCGATCTCGATCGAGCAGAAGACGACCTCGCGCAATCCGCGCTCGACGGTCGGCACCGTCACCGAGATCTACGACTACCTGCGCCTCCTGTTCGCCCGCGTCGGCATTCCCTATTCGCCGGCGACCGGCCTGCCGATCGAAAGCCAGACGGTCAGCCAGATGGTCGACCGTGTGCTGGCGCTTCCCGAGGGCACCCGGCTCTACCTGCTGGCGCCGATCGTGCGCGGCCGCAAGGGCGAGTACCGCAAGGAACTCGCCGAATTGATGAAGCGCGGCTTCCAGCGGGTGAAGATCGACGGCGCCTTCCACGAGATCGCCGAGGCGCCGGCGCTCGACAAGAAGTTCAAGCACGACATCGACGTGGTCGTGGACCGCATCGTGGTGCGCGAGGACATGGCCTCGCGGCTGGCGGATTCGTTCGAGACCGCGCTGCAGCTCGCCGAGGGGCTGGCGGTCGCGGAGTTCGCCGACGAGACGGACGACAAGGGCGAGGCCAGGCGGCTGATCTTCTCCGAGAAGTTCGCCTGCCCGGTTTCCGGGTTCACCATCGCGGAGATCGAGCCGCGGCTGTTCTCGTTCAACAGCCCGCACGGCGCCTGCCCGGTCTGCGACGGCCTCGGCTCCGAGATGCGGGTCGATCCCGACATGGTGATCCCCGACCCGTCGCTGACCCTGAAGGCAGGGGCGGTCGGGCCCTGGGCGCGGTCGTCGTCGCCCTACTACCTGCAAACGCTGGAGGCGCTCGGCCGGCACTACAAGTTCAAGATGACCGTGCCGTGGGAAAAGCTTCCCAAGACGGCGCAGGACGCGATCCTGTACGGGTCGGGCGACGAGGAGATCAAGTTCACCTACGATGACGGCCTGCGCGCCTACGACACCAAGAAGAGCTTCGAGGGCGTGATCCCCAATCTCGAGCGGCGCTGGCGGGAGACGGAATCGTCCTGGTCGCGCGAGGAAATCGAGAAATTCATGGGTCAGACGCCCTGTTCGACCTGTGACGGCAACCGGCTGAAGCCGGAAGCGCTGGCAGTGAAGATCGCCGGCCTGCACATCGGCGACGTCGTCGCCATGTCGATCCGCAAGGCGAATGGCTGGTTCGAGACGCTGCCCGAGCACCTGAGCGAGAAGCAGAACGAGATCGCCACGCGCATCCTCAAGGAGATCCGCGAGCGCCTCGCCTTCCTCAACGATGTCGGCCTCGACTATCTGACGCTGTCCCGCTCCTCGGGAACGCTGTCGGGTGGGGAGAGCCAGCGCATCCGCCTCGCCTCGCAGATCGGCTCGGGCCTGACCGGCGTGCTCTATGTGCTCGACGAACCGTCGATCGGCCTGCACCAGCGCGACAACGAGCGTCTTCTCGGCACGCTGCGCCACCTGCGCGACCTCGGCAACACGGTGATCGTCGTCGAGCACGACGAGGATGCGATCCGTTCGGCCGACTACGTCATCGATGTCGGTCCCGGCGCCGGCGTGCACGGCGGCGAGATCGTCGCGAAGGGCACGCCGGAAGAGATCATGGCCAATCCGGCGAGCCTGACCGGAAAGTACCTGACCGGCTTCGAGCAGATCGAGGTGCCGGCGGAACGGCGCGAGATCTCCGGGCACCGGCGCATCCGGGTCGTCGGCGCGCGCGAGAACAACCTGAAGAACGTCACCGCCGAGATTCCGCTGGGCACCTTCTCCTGCGTCACCGGCGTCTCCGGCGGCGGCAAGTCGTCGCTCCTGATCGACACGCTCTACAAGGCGATCGCCCGGCGGCTGAACAATGCGCGCGAGCATCCCGGCGCGCACGACCGCATCGACGGCCTGGAGCATATCGACAAGATCATCGAGATCGACCAGTCGCCGATCGGCCGCACGCCGCGCTCGAACCCGGCCACCTATACCGGCGCGTTCACGCCGATCCGCGAGTGGTTCGCCGGGCTACCGGAAGCCAAGGCGCGCGGCTACGCGCCGGGCCGCTTCTCGTTCAACGTCAAGGGCGGGCGCTGCGAGGCCTGCCAGGGCGACGGCCTCATCAAGATCGAGATGCACTTCCTGCCCGACGTCTACGTGACCTGCGACGTCTGCAAGGGCCGGCGCTACAACCGCGAGACCCTTGAGGTGCTGTTCAAGGGCAAGTCGATCGCCGACGTGCTCGACATGACCGTCGACGAGGCGCGCGACCTGTTCGACGCGGTGCCGTCGATCCGCGAGAAGTTCGAGACGTTACAGAAGGTCGGCCTCGGCTACATCCATGTCGGCCAGCAGGCCACCACGCTGTCGGGCGGAGAGGCGCAGCGCATCAAGCTCGCCAAGGAACTGTCGCGGCGCGCGACGGGGCGCACGCTCTACATCCTCGACGAGCCGACCACCGGCCTGCACTTCCACGACGTGAAGAAGCTGCTGGAGGTGCTGCACTCGCTCGTCGACCAGGGCAACACGGTGGCGGTGATCGAGCACAACCTGGAGGTCATCAAGACCGCCGACTGGATCATCGACATCGGCCCGGAAGGCGGCGACGGCGGCGGCGAGATCGTGGCGCACGGCACGCCGGAGGACATCGCCGCGGAAAAGCGAAGCTACACCGGCCAGTTCCTGGTGGAGCTGTTCGCACGCCGGCCGAACAAGCGGACCGAGGCGGCGGAGTAG
- a CDS encoding GNAT family N-acetyltransferase yields the protein MTEIRTERLVLRPYRADEADLLGLLLRDRRVVFWQTERVTERDVAGVLTRSLALRPRGLGWFAAFRHDDGRFVGNAILQPLDGTEEIEIGYHLVPEAWGKGYAREAAAAVLDYGFQALRLPRIVAVVLPENARSQRVLERLGLPYIEDRIHAGHLHRYHALSRADYLAGHENVAEPSET from the coding sequence ATGACCGAAATCCGCACCGAAAGACTGGTATTGCGTCCCTATCGCGCCGACGAAGCCGACCTGCTCGGCCTTCTGCTGCGCGACCGGCGGGTCGTGTTCTGGCAGACCGAACGTGTCACAGAGCGCGATGTCGCGGGCGTCCTGACGCGCAGCCTCGCGCTACGCCCGCGCGGGCTCGGCTGGTTCGCCGCCTTCCGGCACGACGACGGACGGTTCGTCGGCAACGCGATCCTGCAGCCGCTCGACGGCACCGAGGAAATCGAGATCGGCTATCACCTCGTTCCCGAGGCCTGGGGCAAGGGTTATGCGCGCGAGGCGGCGGCCGCCGTTCTCGACTACGGGTTCCAGGCGCTGAGGCTGCCGCGCATCGTCGCGGTGGTGCTGCCTGAGAACGCGCGCTCCCAAAGGGTTCTTGAACGGCTCGGCCTGCCCTATATTGAGGACCGGATCCACGCCGGTCACCTCCATCGTTACCACGCCTTGTCGCGCGCCGATTATCTGGCCGGACACGAAAATGTCGCCGAACCGTCGGAGACCTGA
- a CDS encoding single-stranded DNA-binding protein, with protein MSGSVNKVILVGNLGADPEIRRTQDGRPIANLRVATTETWRDRNSGERRERTEWHRVVIFNEGLCKIAEQYLRKGSKVYIEGQLQTRKWQDQSGQDRYSTEVVLQGFNSALTMLDARGGGGGGGGSDYESSGGGGDFGSSGPMQGGGGRGPSSDMDDEIPF; from the coding sequence ATGTCGGGAAGCGTCAACAAAGTCATCCTCGTCGGCAATCTCGGCGCCGATCCGGAAATCCGCCGCACCCAGGACGGCCGTCCGATTGCCAATCTGCGCGTCGCCACGACCGAGACCTGGCGGGACCGTAACAGCGGCGAGCGCCGGGAGCGCACCGAATGGCATCGCGTGGTGATCTTCAACGAAGGTCTCTGCAAGATCGCCGAGCAGTATCTGCGCAAGGGCTCGAAGGTCTATATCGAAGGCCAGCTCCAGACCCGGAAGTGGCAGGACCAGTCGGGTCAGGACCGCTATTCGACCGAAGTCGTCCTGCAGGGCTTCAATTCGGCCCTGACGATGCTCGACGCCCGCGGCGGCGGTGGTGGTGGCGGCGGATCAGACTACGAATCGTCGGGTGGCGGCGGCGATTTCGGCTCCAGCGGCCCGATGCAGGGCGGCGGCGGCCGTGGCCCGTCCAGCGATATGGACGACGAAATTCCGTTCTAG
- a CDS encoding efflux RND transporter periplasmic adaptor subunit, producing the protein MTLGCKPITVSSFLLASALAGALAMPSSLLRAAESEYVVEPQTVEDFKAVFATVQSADVVPARARIGGTVTELTVGEGDAVTAGQKIATIVDDKLALRIQGLEASIRGLQAALSNAETELKRGTELKERGIVAQARLDQLQTAADVARNQLQTAQAEKLIAEQQIAEGAVEAPGAGRVLAVPVTIGTVVLPGEAIAEIASDRYILRLKVPERHARHIELGDEILIGKRGMGEAGGAVGKGKIVTVYPRLEAGSVVADAEVSGLGGYFVGERALVRIAAGERDTYVIPQSFVFKRYGLDYVRVSAPDGTPLDVVVQLGQTVADGEPMVEVLGGLKAGDRLVRP; encoded by the coding sequence ATGACGTTAGGCTGCAAGCCCATCACAGTTTCGAGTTTCCTTCTGGCGTCGGCCCTGGCGGGCGCCCTGGCCATGCCGTCGTCGCTGCTGCGCGCCGCCGAAAGCGAGTATGTCGTCGAGCCGCAAACGGTCGAAGATTTCAAGGCCGTCTTCGCGACGGTTCAGAGCGCAGACGTCGTGCCCGCCCGTGCCCGGATCGGCGGGACCGTCACCGAATTGACGGTGGGCGAGGGCGACGCGGTGACCGCCGGCCAGAAGATCGCGACCATCGTCGACGACAAGCTGGCGCTCCGTATCCAGGGGCTTGAGGCCAGCATTCGCGGCCTGCAGGCGGCGCTCTCCAACGCCGAGACCGAGCTCAAGCGCGGCACGGAACTGAAGGAGCGCGGAATCGTCGCCCAGGCGCGGCTCGACCAGCTGCAGACCGCCGCCGACGTCGCCCGCAACCAGCTCCAGACCGCGCAGGCCGAAAAGCTGATCGCAGAGCAGCAGATCGCCGAAGGCGCGGTCGAGGCGCCCGGCGCCGGCCGGGTCCTGGCCGTCCCCGTGACCATCGGTACCGTCGTTCTCCCCGGCGAGGCCATCGCCGAAATCGCGTCGGACCGCTATATCCTCCGTCTCAAGGTTCCGGAGCGCCACGCCCGCCATATCGAGCTCGGCGACGAGATCCTGATCGGCAAGCGCGGGATGGGCGAGGCCGGCGGTGCCGTGGGGAAGGGCAAAATCGTCACCGTCTATCCGCGCCTGGAAGCTGGCAGCGTCGTCGCCGATGCCGAAGTCTCGGGGCTCGGCGGCTATTTCGTCGGCGAGCGCGCCCTGGTGCGGATCGCGGCGGGCGAACGCGACACCTACGTCATCCCACAGAGCTTTGTCTTCAAGCGATACGGCCTCGACTACGTCCGGGTCTCCGCGCCCGACGGGACGCCGCTCGACGTGGTGGTACAGCTCGGGCAGACAGTCGCCGACGGCGAGCCGATGGTCGAGGTGCTCGGCGGCCTTAAGGCCGGCGACCGTCTGGTGCGCCCATGA